In Mycolicibacterium gadium, the genomic window CGGTCGGAGGAACCCTTGTCGTCCGACAGCACGACGGTGGGCACCTCACCGGTGAGCCGGGTCAGGAGTTCGGCGTAAGCCCGCGCCGCCGTTTGGTCGGAGGCGATGATCATGCCGCCGGCGTCGGGCACGTGCTGACGCTTCTGCTGCAGGCGTTTGTCGGCGGCAGCGATCACCGCGGGCATCCACTCACCGGCGGGGTTCAGTGCGGTGCGCCAGGCCCGTGCCGTCTGCTCCGCGTTGAGCGGCTCACCGAGGCGCGCCGAGTGCTCTTCGCCGGCGCTGTCGCGCCATCGCGACTCGCTCGAGTAGGCCATGAACACCACCGGCCGGACCACTCCGTCAGCCAACGCGTCGCTGTAGCCGTAGGTGTGGTCGGCCTGCGAGCGCAACAGGCCGTCGGCGCCGCGCTCGTAGTTGATGAAAGGGATCGGGCTGTCGTCGCTGCGGAACGGCGTGCCGGTCAGCGACAGCCGTCGCGTGGCGTCGCCGAACGCCTCGCGGATTGCCTCACCCCAACTCTTCGCGTCACCGCCGTGGTGGATCTCGTCGAATATGACGAGTGTGCGGTGGTTCTCGGTCCGTACGCGATGGCGCGACGGATGCTTGGCAACCTGGGCGTAGGTGACGACGACACCGTGGTACTCCGACGACGTCTGCGCCGAGGAGTTGGAGAACTTCGGGTCGAGCGCGATGCCGACACCGGCGGCCGCCATCGCCCACTGAATTTTGAGGTGCTCGGTCGGCACGACGACGGTGATCTGGTCGACGACGCGCTCGGAAAGAAGTTCGCCGGCGATCCGCAGGGCAAACGCTGTCTTGCCCGCTCCCGGGGTGGCGACGGCCAGGAAATCACGCGGCGCTGCGGTGAGATATCGCACCAATGCCCGACGCTGCCAGCCCCGCAAAGCCTGGGTGTCGGGCGCTGCATAAGCCCGCACCCAAAGCTCCTTAGTCTGATCGGAACGCGATCGGACTGCAGCCTAACGGAACGGATTACGCCTACGCACGTTTCGGCGTGTCGGCAACCGCGTGTCATTCGACGGAGTGGTTGTCGTTCTTGATGAACCACTCGACGCGCTCCTCGTCGGACAGGTCGGCCAAGTGAGCGAAGCCCTCGAAGTAGGCCTCTCTGGGTGCGCCGGGAGCAAACAGCATCAGCAGCGAGACGGGCGCGTCGGCCTCATTGCGGAAGCCGTGGATGCCGCCCGGCGGCACGTAGAGAAAGTCGTTCGGTTGGCCGTCGAGCCAGTCGTTGCCATCGTAGAGCCTCACGGTCCCCGAGAGGACGAAGAAGGCCTCCGACATGGTGCGGTGAAAGTGCGGACCCGGCCCGCCGCCGTGGGGGGCGATATCGACGCGGTACAGCCCGTAATCGCCGTCGGTGGACTCTTGGTTGGCCAGATAGTGATACTTCACGAGGCCGAACGACTCGTAGTCCGGCGGATCAGTACCCAGCCTCAACCGGGCACTGACCTCCGGCTTGTCCTTCGTGTAGCGGGCCGGCGGATACGGTGGCACGTTTCGCGGATCCCAGAATGACATCGCTTGCCAGCCTGCCACATTCGGCTAGACGGGGAAGACGACCTTCGTCAGTTCCTCGGAGACGGTCCAGAGCCGGCGCTGCGCGTCCGCGTCGTGCGAGGCGCGATTGGATGACACGAGCGTGGCGTACCCGCGCTGTTCGGCGAATCCGTCGGGGCCGAAGTACTGCCCGCCAAGCACATCCGGATCGGTTGCCGCCCGCAGCGTGGGCAGCGCACCCATATCCGCGCCTTGGAAGAGCGGACGGGCCAGTGCTGTCAACGGCTGCACCAGCCGAGGCAGATTGCGCATCAGCTCGGTGTTCGACCCGCCGGGATGCGCCGCTGCTGCGATCGTGTTGGTGCCCTGCAGTCGCCGCTGCAATTCGTAGGTGAACAGCAGGTTCGCCAGCTTGGACTGCCCGTAGGCGCGGAATCGGTTGTAGGAGCGTTCCCACTGCAGATCGTCGAAGCGGATGGCCTCGATGAGGCGATGACCAGTGCTGCTGACCGTCACCACGCGGGAGCCCGGCACCGCGAGCACCCGGTCGAGGAGCAGGCCGGTGAAGGCGAAGTGGCCCAGATGGTTTGTGCCGAACTGTAATTCGAAGCCGTCCTTGGTGGTCGTCTTCGGGGTGAACATCACGCCTGCGTTGTTGATCAGCAGGTCGATGCCGTCGTGTTTGGACTTGAGTTCGTCGGCCGCGGCGCGAACGGACGCCAGCGAGGTCAAGTCGAGTTCCTGGATCTCGACCCGGGCGCCCGCCGTGGCCTGCTCGATGCGGCGCGCCGCGGCCTTGCCCTTCTCGAGATTGCGTACGGCCAGGACGACGTGCGCGCCTTTGGCGGCGAGCGCCGCGGCGGTCTCGTATCCCAGGCCGGTGTTGGCGCCCGTGATCACCGCCGTGCGGCCGGTCTGGTCGGGGATATCGGCGGTATTCCAGTTGGACATGGGGTCTCCTCGGTAGAGTGTTAAGCGGAGCGTACGCCCCGGTTGATCACAACTATACGGAACGGGCGCCCCGCTTAATCCATTCCCGAGGGGACAAGTTGACGGAGACCGCCCGACCGTTGCGTGCGGACGCCGCCCGCAACCGCGCCCGGGTGCTCGAGGTTGCCTACGAGACCTTCGCGGGCGAGGGGCTCTCGGTGCCCATCGACGAGATCGCCCGGCGGGCGGGCGTCGGGGCGGGCACCGTGTACCGACACTTTCCGACCAAGGAGGACCTGTTCCGGGCCGTCGTGGAGGACAGGATCCGGGGCATCATCGGCGAAGGCCGCAATCTGCTGACGGCCGGCGATCCCGCGACTGCGCTGTTCGAATTCCTGCGGTCGATGGTGTTGAAGTGGGGGGCGACCGATCGTGGTCTCAGCGAGGCGCTCGCGGGCGTCGGTATCGACGTGGAGAAGGCGATGCCAGAGGCGGAACGCGAGTTCTACGCCATGCTCGGCGACCTGCTGCGTGCCGCCCAGGAGGCGGGTGCGGTGCGCCGTGATGTTTCGGCACCGGACGTCAAAGCGGTCATGGTCGGGCTGCAGGCCATGCAAACCTACGACGACGAGGCGGCGAAGCGGCTGACCGACGTCGTCCTGGACGGCCTTCGCCCGCGGTGAACGATCTTGCACTCGCCATGGTTGAGTGCTAAAAATGCAGTTGGCACTCGCGACCGGTGAGTGCTAGGTCGGGACGGTGAGGCCGGGGCCGCACACGCGGAGCACATCCCCAGCCGTCCGTCGCGGGCACTGCGCCCGACCGCAAGACGTGCATCCCCAATCCGGAGGAATCACTTCGCAATGGCCAAGACAATTGCGTATGACGAAGAGGCCCGTCGTGGCCTCGAGCGGGGCCTGAACAGCCTCGCCGACGCCGTAAAGGTGACGTTGGGCCCCAAGGGTCGCAACGTCGTACTGGAGAAGAAGTGGGGCGCCCCCACGATCACCAACGATGGGGTTTCCATCGCCAAGGAGATCGAGCTGGAGGACCCGTACGAGAAGATCGGCGCTGAGCTGGTCAAAGAGGTCGCCAAGAAGACCGACGATGTCGCGGGCGACGGCACCACCACCGCCACCGTCCTGGCTCAGGCACTCGTTCGCGAGGGTCTGCGCAACGTGGCCGCAGGCGCCAACCCGCTCGGCCTGAAGCGCGGCATCGAGAAGGCCGTCGAGAAGATCACCGAGACGCTGCTGAAGTCGGCCAAGGAGGTCGAGACCAAGGAGCAGATCGCTGCCACCGCCGCCATCTCCGCCGGTGACGTCCAGATCGGTGAGCTGATCGCCGAGGCCATGGACAAGGTCGGCAACGAGGGTGTCATCACCGTCGAGGAGTCCAACACCTTCGGCCTGCAGCTGGAGCTCACCGAGGGCATGCGCTTCGACAAGGGCTACATCTCGGGTTACTTCGTCACCGACGCCGAGCGTCAGGAAGCGGTCCTCGAGGATCCCTACATCCTGCTCGTGTCGTCGAAGGTGTCGACGGTCAAGGATCTGCTGCCGCTGCTGGAGAAGGTCATCCAGTCCGGCAAGCCGCTGCTGATCATCGCCGAGGATGTCGAGGGCGAGGCCCTTTCCACCCTGGTGGTCAACAAGATCCGTGGCACCTTCAAGTCCGTCGCCGTCAAGGCCCCGGGCTTCGGCGACCGCCGCAAGGCCATGCTGCAGGACATCGCGATCCTCACCGGTGGCCAGGTCATCAGCGAGGAGGTCGGCCTCTCGCTGGAGACCGCTGACGTCGCGCTGCTCGGTCAGGCCCGCAAGGTCGTCGTGACCAAGGACGAGACCACGGTCATCGAGGGTGCCGGCGATTCCGACGCGATCGCGGGCCGCGTGGCCCAGATCCGCGCCGAGATCGAGAACAGCGACTCCGACTACGACCGCGAGAAGCTGCAGGAACGCCTGGCCAAGCTGGCCGGCGGTGTTGCGGTCATCAAGGCCGGCGCTGCCACCGAGGTGGAGCTCAAGGAGCGCAAGCACCGCATCGAGGACGCCGTTCGCAACGCGAAGGCCGCCGTCGAAGAGGGCATCGTCGCCGGTGGCGGCGTGGCGCTGCTGCAGTCGGCTCCGGCGCTCGACGACCTCGGTCTCACGGGCGACGAGGCCACTGGCGCCAACATCGTCCGCGTGGCGCTGTCGGCTCCGCTGAAGCAGATCGCCTTCAACGGTGGGCTCGAGCCCGGCGTTGTCGCCGAGAAGGTCACCAACTCGCCCGCCGGCACCGGCTTGAATGCCGCCACCGGCGAGTACGAGGACCTGCTCAAGGCCGGCGTGGCCGACCCGGTCAAGGTGACGCGTTCGGCGCTGCAGAACGCGGCGTCCATCGCGGCGCTGTTCCTGACCACCGAGGCCGTTGTCGCCGACAAGCCGGAGAAGGCGGCCGCACCTGCGGGCGACCCGACCGGTGGCATGGGCGGCATGGACTTCTAAGTCTGTCCAACCAAAAAGCCCCGGCTCGCTTCGCGAGTCGGGGCTTTTTGGTGTGTCGCTGACTTAATGTCACGCTGACAGCGCCGTCGCGCGTATATATCCATGGAGACGCTCTCAAGCTGACGTTGTGATCGGCCTTCGATGTCCTCTCCTGCGAATCACCGCTCGAATGTCCTCGATCACGACGCCCCAGCCGTCGACAACATCCTCATACGTCAGCCGAATCACCAGATACCCCAGACCTGTCGCGACCCTGTCCCTCGTCCGATCCACTTGGTACTTCGCCAGATGATGTTCACGGCTGTCGGCTTCGATGATGAGGCGATTGCCCACGAGAAAGTCGACGCGACCCACTTCCGGGATCACCACTTGGGTCCGCAGCTGGATCCCCTCAGCCCGCAGTCGCAACCTGATCATGGTCTCCGTACCAGACTCGCTTCGGGGATCGCATCGCTGCGCAAGGTTCAGGTGTGCAAAACGCGACGCTGCCACAATCGATTTCGCGTCGGCCATGTCGATCATCCGTTTGTGCAGCATCGAATCCAGGACGACAACCAGCCCCTCCGCTCCCAAGCAGTTGGCCGCGGACGCGACGGCAACGTCCATCGCGTCGACCGCACCGACGACGGGTGGATCCCGGCGATACGGATGGCAGGAGCGAACTCCCTGGCGCGACTGGCGCGCTCGCGTCGAGTACCGGATGTGCAGTCGGGAATCGGGAGCCCAGACGCGGCCTAGGCGACCTGAGGGTTGGCGGACGGAACGGCGTACCAACCCCGACGCACCACTCGCCAACCCTGCGAAGGCAGCTTCCTGATGTGCGATTGCGACCACCCCGCCGTCCGCAACTGAGCCGCGGACACGACTCCACCATGTGCTGCGAGGATGCGGTCGATTTCCGCCACGGCTTCATCGCATCCCACAACTGCGGCGGTCGAAAGGGGACCTTCCCAAGCTGTGGATAACTCGGGGCTTGTGTCTACTCCTTGAGCGGCAGGCAGTCGTGCAGGCCGTCGGGGCTCGTCGCCGCGGACTCGGACGTGGCTCTGCGGTGCAGGATCGCCTTGGTGGGCGTGACCGTGACACGGTCGTCGGTCACCACGGCGCGGCCGTCGACGATCAACGTGTATCCGCCGGGGTCGGCCGGTGGCCAGATGACGGTCACGTCGGGATGCTCATCTGCATTGCGGCGCGTGCCCGATCCCATCTGGCCCACCTCGAACACGCCCTCGGTGAGCACCGGCTCGACGGCGACGGTGTGCGCACGGTAGTCGTCGCCGACGGTGATCAGGTATCCGAACGAGAAGTCCGCCAGGGCATCGGCGAGTTTGTCCAGATCGACCTTGACGCTCATAGAGCCGACAATACGAGCCCTCGGGAAGATTTCCATCACGTCGGGGCGTTGAGCGAAAACATGACGACGATGACAGCGATCGGGGCTTTCGCCACGAAGTCGGTCGATGACGACGAATCCCTGCAGGACGTCACTGTCGACGTACCCGAGCTCCGTTCTCGCGACGTGCTGGTCCGTGTCCTCGCGGTTTCGGTCAACCCCGCCGACGTCAAGGTGCGCGCCGGTCTGCAGCCGTCGTCGGATCCCGTGATTCTGGGATACGACGCCACCGGGATCGTGGAAGCCGTTGGGCCGCAAGTGGAAACGTTGCACGTCGGTGACGAAGTCTGGTACGCAGGCGACCTCACCCGGCCGGGCAGCAACGCCGAGTTCCAGGCGGTCGACGAGCGCGTCGTCTCGCACAAGCCGACGTCGCTGTCGTTCGCCGATGCGGCCGCACTGCCGCTGACGACGATCACCGCGTGGGAGACGCTGTTCGACCGCTTTGGTTTGACGAAGGACTCCACGGGCGACCTGCTGGTACTGGCCGCGGCGGGCGGCGTCGGCTCGATCATGATCCAGTTGGCCAAGGCGCTGACCAGCGTCCGGGTGATTGCGACGGCCAGCCGTGAGGAGTCGCGTCGATGGGCCGAGAAGATGGGCGCCGATGCCGTCATCAACCACCACCGACTGCGCGATGAGGCACTGGCCGTGGCGCCCGACGGTGTCGACTATCTCTTCTCGCCGCACTCGAAGGGCAACATCTCCGACTACGCCGCGATCGTCAAACCGTTCGGCCACATCACCGCGATCGATGAACCGCCCGGTCTGGACCTTCTCGAGTTGAAGGAGAAGAGCATCGCGTGGCACTGGGAGCTGATGTTCACCCGCTCGATGTTCGAGACACCCGACATGATCGAGCAGCAGCGGTTGCTGGCCGACACCGCGGCCCTCGTCGACGACGGCACGCTTCGCACCACCGTCACCAAGACCATCGAGGGATTCACCGCCGCCGGCCTTCGTGAGGCGCACCGCGATGTCGAGACCGGGCGGATGACAGGCAAGGTCGTCGTCACCCGCTGAGCGGTGCGGCCTGGCGACCACGGATCAGCTTGCCGGGACGGGCCGCAGTGGGTTCGCCGTTCTCGGAGATGACCTCGCCGGACACCATCGTCATCACGTAGCCGTCGGCCGTTTGGTCCAGACGTCGCCCACCGGCGGGCAAGTCGGACTTGACGGTGGGTCGGTGCAGACGTAACGCGTCGGCGTCGATGATGTTGATGTCAGCCTTGTACCCGACGGCGAGGCGGCCGCGGTCGTTCAGTCCGCCGATCCGGGCAGGCACAGACGTGAGCTCTTTGATCACCTGCGTGATCGACAGCCGTCCAGACTCACGGTCGCGCACCCAGTGCGTCAGTAGATACGTGGGAAAGCTTGCGTCGCAGATCATTCCGTAATGCGCACCGCCGTCGCCGAGGCCGAGTACGACGTCGTCGCGCTGGATCAGTTCGGCGACGGTGTCCAAGGAGTTATCGCGGAAATTGGCGAGGGTCACCAGCAGCATGGCGTGTCCGTCGTCGTCGAGGAGACGGTCGTAAGCCTCCTCCAACGGATTCACGCCGCGCGCCCGCGCCCGGGCGCCGATCGAATCCGAGGCAGCCGGTTCGTAATTCGGTGGATCGCCGAGCGGGAACATGTAGTCCCACGCCTGCGCGGCGAACATCAGGGGATGCCCGTCGCTGCTCGGCGTGTCGTTCATGATGCGTTCGCGCACTTCGGGTTTACGCATCTCGGCGACGCGTTCCGCGAGTGGCAGCCCGGCGATCTCCTGGTAGGACGGATACATCACGAAGGGGTTACCCGACAGGTCCAAGCCGAGGATCAGACCGATTGGGCGCGGGAAGATCTGACCCGTGACGTCTCCTCCGTTCGCGTTGGCCTTCTCCACCATCGTCAGCGCGTCGAGATGGATCGGCGGTCCCGCGTTGCCGATCGCCAGCGTGAACGTCACCGGCAGACCGACTGCACCCGCGACGTCGAACACCGCGCCAAGGGAGGCTTGGTAGTCACCCGCCATCAGGTCGGGCACGAACTGCAGCAGTCCACCGCCGGCGTCGTCGATGCCACGCGCAATCGCCTCGATCTCCGCGTAGTCCACGTCATAGCTCGGAATCGGCTGACCCTTGATGGTTTTGTGCAAGGTCAGGCGGGACGACGCAAAGCCCAGTGCTCCGGCCCGCACCGCTTCGGCCGCGAGTTTGCGCATCAGGGAGAGGTCTTCGTCGGTCGCGGGTTCGCGGTCGACACCGCGTTGCCCCATCACGTACACCCGTAGCGGGGAGTGCGGAAGGAAGGCGGCCACGTCGATGTCCCTGTGTCGCGCCTCGAGCGCGTCCATGAATTCGGGGAAGGTCTCCCAGGTCCACGGCAACCCGTCGACCATCACGACACCGGGGATGTCTTCGACGCCGGCCATCACGTCCACGAGCACGTCGTGGTCCTCGGCGCGGCACGGTGCGAAACCCACTCCGCAATTGCCCATGACGGCGGTCGTCACGCCGTGCGCCGACGACGGGATCATGCGGTCGCTCCAGATGGCCTGACCGTCGTAGTGCGTGTGCAGATCGACGAACCCCGGGGTGACCAGCAGTCCGGTCGCGTCGACTTCCCTGGCGCCGGAGCCGTCGACGGTGCCGACGGCCGCAATCACACCGGCAGAGACCGCGACGTCGCCGACGAATGGTTCACCGCCGAGGCCGTCGACGATGGTGCCGTTCCGAATGATCAGGTCATAGGCCATGAGGTGAATGTACGACTATGCCGATGCCCCATGCCAGGATGAGGCCGTGATTGACCACTTCGGAATCAACTGTGCTAACTGGGATGCGTCGAAGGCCTTCTACGACAAGGTCCTCGGAGTGCTCGGATACACCCGCCAGATGGACTATCAGGTCGCCATCGGCTACGGCACCGAGGGCAAACCCGATTTCTGGATCGCCGACATGAATGCGGGCGAGGCGGCCGGGCCCAACCGTGAGGTGCACTTCGCATTTCAGGCCTCCGGCACCGACGCCGTCCAGGCGTTTTACGACGCCGCGATCGAGGCCGGCGCCGAATCCCTGCATGCGCCGCGGATATGGCCGGAATATCACCCCGGCTACTTCGGGGCATTCGTGCGCGACCCCGACGGCAACAACATCGAGGCGGTCTTCCACGGGGCGCAGCCGCAGGGCTGAACTGGGTACCGTCAAGGTATGGCTAGCTCTGATGCGGACGCGGTGCGTGCGCTGCTGCGGGACGCGTTCACCCGGTTGATCGAGCACGTCGAACGGCTCACCGACGGTCTGACGGATGACGTCGCGTTCTTCCGCCCGACCGCGAATGCCAACAGCATCGCGTGGCTGATCTGGCACAGCGCCCGTCAGCACGACCTTCAGCTGGCGGATATCGCGGGCACCGA contains:
- a CDS encoding TetR/AcrR family transcriptional regulator, with protein sequence MTETARPLRADAARNRARVLEVAYETFAGEGLSVPIDEIARRAGVGAGTVYRHFPTKEDLFRAVVEDRIRGIIGEGRNLLTAGDPATALFEFLRSMVLKWGATDRGLSEALAGVGIDVEKAMPEAEREFYAMLGDLLRAAQEAGAVRRDVSAPDVKAVMVGLQAMQTYDDEAAKRLTDVVLDGLRPR
- a CDS encoding zinc-binding alcohol dehydrogenase family protein; this translates as MTTMTAIGAFATKSVDDDESLQDVTVDVPELRSRDVLVRVLAVSVNPADVKVRAGLQPSSDPVILGYDATGIVEAVGPQVETLHVGDEVWYAGDLTRPGSNAEFQAVDERVVSHKPTSLSFADAAALPLTTITAWETLFDRFGLTKDSTGDLLVLAAAGGVGSIMIQLAKALTSVRVIATASREESRRWAEKMGADAVINHHRLRDEALAVAPDGVDYLFSPHSKGNISDYAAIVKPFGHITAIDEPPGLDLLELKEKSIAWHWELMFTRSMFETPDMIEQQRLLADTAALVDDGTLRTTVTKTIEGFTAAGLREAHRDVETGRMTGKVVVTR
- a CDS encoding cupin domain-containing protein; the encoded protein is MSFWDPRNVPPYPPARYTKDKPEVSARLRLGTDPPDYESFGLVKYHYLANQESTDGDYGLYRVDIAPHGGGPGPHFHRTMSEAFFVLSGTVRLYDGNDWLDGQPNDFLYVPPGGIHGFRNEADAPVSLLMLFAPGAPREAYFEGFAHLADLSDEERVEWFIKNDNHSVE
- a CDS encoding pyridoxamine 5'-phosphate oxidase family protein translates to MSVKVDLDKLADALADFSFGYLITVGDDYRAHTVAVEPVLTEGVFEVGQMGSGTRRNADEHPDVTVIWPPADPGGYTLIVDGRAVVTDDRVTVTPTKAILHRRATSESAATSPDGLHDCLPLKE
- the groL gene encoding chaperonin GroEL (60 kDa chaperone family; promotes refolding of misfolded polypeptides especially under stressful conditions; forms two stacked rings of heptamers to form a barrel-shaped 14mer; ends can be capped by GroES; misfolded proteins enter the barrel where they are refolded when GroES binds) translates to MAKTIAYDEEARRGLERGLNSLADAVKVTLGPKGRNVVLEKKWGAPTITNDGVSIAKEIELEDPYEKIGAELVKEVAKKTDDVAGDGTTTATVLAQALVREGLRNVAAGANPLGLKRGIEKAVEKITETLLKSAKEVETKEQIAATAAISAGDVQIGELIAEAMDKVGNEGVITVEESNTFGLQLELTEGMRFDKGYISGYFVTDAERQEAVLEDPYILLVSSKVSTVKDLLPLLEKVIQSGKPLLIIAEDVEGEALSTLVVNKIRGTFKSVAVKAPGFGDRRKAMLQDIAILTGGQVISEEVGLSLETADVALLGQARKVVVTKDETTVIEGAGDSDAIAGRVAQIRAEIENSDSDYDREKLQERLAKLAGGVAVIKAGAATEVELKERKHRIEDAVRNAKAAVEEGIVAGGGVALLQSAPALDDLGLTGDEATGANIVRVALSAPLKQIAFNGGLEPGVVAEKVTNSPAGTGLNAATGEYEDLLKAGVADPVKVTRSALQNAASIAALFLTTEAVVADKPEKAAAPAGDPTGGMGGMDF
- a CDS encoding N-acyl-D-amino-acid deacylase family protein, whose product is MAYDLIIRNGTIVDGLGGEPFVGDVAVSAGVIAAVGTVDGSGAREVDATGLLVTPGFVDLHTHYDGQAIWSDRMIPSSAHGVTTAVMGNCGVGFAPCRAEDHDVLVDVMAGVEDIPGVVMVDGLPWTWETFPEFMDALEARHRDIDVAAFLPHSPLRVYVMGQRGVDREPATDEDLSLMRKLAAEAVRAGALGFASSRLTLHKTIKGQPIPSYDVDYAEIEAIARGIDDAGGGLLQFVPDLMAGDYQASLGAVFDVAGAVGLPVTFTLAIGNAGPPIHLDALTMVEKANANGGDVTGQIFPRPIGLILGLDLSGNPFVMYPSYQEIAGLPLAERVAEMRKPEVRERIMNDTPSSDGHPLMFAAQAWDYMFPLGDPPNYEPAASDSIGARARARGVNPLEEAYDRLLDDDGHAMLLVTLANFRDNSLDTVAELIQRDDVVLGLGDGGAHYGMICDASFPTYLLTHWVRDRESGRLSITQVIKELTSVPARIGGLNDRGRLAVGYKADINIIDADALRLHRPTVKSDLPAGGRRLDQTADGYVMTMVSGEVISENGEPTAARPGKLIRGRQAAPLSG
- a CDS encoding DEAD/DEAH box helicase; the encoded protein is MRAYAAPDTQALRGWQRRALVRYLTAAPRDFLAVATPGAGKTAFALRIAGELLSERVVDQITVVVPTEHLKIQWAMAAAGVGIALDPKFSNSSAQTSSEYHGVVVTYAQVAKHPSRHRVRTENHRTLVIFDEIHHGGDAKSWGEAIREAFGDATRRLSLTGTPFRSDDSPIPFINYERGADGLLRSQADHTYGYSDALADGVVRPVVFMAYSSESRWRDSAGEEHSARLGEPLNAEQTARAWRTALNPAGEWMPAVIAAADKRLQQKRQHVPDAGGMIIASDQTAARAYAELLTRLTGEVPTVVLSDDKGSSDRISAFAQGTSRWLVAVRMVSEGVDVPRLAVGVYATSASTPLFFAQVIGRFVRSRRPGETASVFLPSVPNLLLLASEMEAQRNHVLGKPHRESDGLDDDLVADAEKQKDESTDLDNGFEMLGADAELDQVIFDGSSFGTATPAGSEEEADFLGIPGLLDAEQMRDLLRRRQDEQLDRRSRAAGDIESSTASPMNFRPSKHGQLRELRRELNALVSIAHHRTGKPHGWIHNELRRICGGPPIAAATTDHLLARIEAVRTL
- a CDS encoding SDR family NAD(P)-dependent oxidoreductase: MSNWNTADIPDQTGRTAVITGANTGLGYETAAALAAKGAHVVLAVRNLEKGKAAARRIEQATAGARVEIQELDLTSLASVRAAADELKSKHDGIDLLINNAGVMFTPKTTTKDGFELQFGTNHLGHFAFTGLLLDRVLAVPGSRVVTVSSTGHRLIEAIRFDDLQWERSYNRFRAYGQSKLANLLFTYELQRRLQGTNTIAAAAHPGGSNTELMRNLPRLVQPLTALARPLFQGADMGALPTLRAATDPDVLGGQYFGPDGFAEQRGYATLVSSNRASHDADAQRRLWTVSEELTKVVFPV
- a CDS encoding VOC family protein; this translates as MIDHFGINCANWDASKAFYDKVLGVLGYTRQMDYQVAIGYGTEGKPDFWIADMNAGEAAGPNREVHFAFQASGTDAVQAFYDAAIEAGAESLHAPRIWPEYHPGYFGAFVRDPDGNNIEAVFHGAQPQG
- a CDS encoding endonuclease domain-containing protein, with amino-acid sequence MDVAVASAANCLGAEGLVVVLDSMLHKRMIDMADAKSIVAASRFAHLNLAQRCDPRSESGTETMIRLRLRAEGIQLRTQVVIPEVGRVDFLVGNRLIIEADSREHHLAKYQVDRTRDRVATGLGYLVIRLTYEDVVDGWGVVIEDIRAVIRRRGHRRPITTSA